In one window of Thermodesulfobacteriota bacterium DNA:
- the rfbF gene encoding glucose-1-phosphate cytidylyltransferase: protein MKVAILAGGLGSRLAEETELKPKPMVEVGGRPMLWHIMMYYSVYGFRDFAIALGYKGEYIKRWMKDYCALNSNMTVRTSTGKVEITGGDVPDWTVDLVDTGLNTMTGGRIKRLAPWTGNGSFMLTWGDGVSDIDLHALIKFHRSHGKLATLTAVRPPARFGHLEMDGNMVTEFSEKPQTSEGWINGAFFVLEPGIFDYIEGDETQFEKEPLENLAKDGELMAYTHTSFWQCMDTLRDKLHLEKLWTCGNAPWKKW from the coding sequence ATGAAGGTCGCCATACTTGCAGGCGGGCTGGGTTCGAGGCTCGCTGAAGAGACGGAGCTTAAGCCGAAGCCCATGGTCGAGGTCGGCGGCCGTCCCATGCTCTGGCACATCATGATGTATTACTCGGTTTACGGCTTCAGGGACTTCGCAATCGCCCTCGGCTACAAGGGAGAGTACATCAAGAGGTGGATGAAGGACTACTGCGCGCTCAACAGCAACATGACCGTAAGGACCAGCACCGGCAAGGTGGAGATCACCGGAGGGGACGTGCCTGACTGGACGGTGGACCTCGTGGATACGGGCCTCAACACCATGACCGGAGGCAGGATAAAGAGGCTGGCCCCCTGGACCGGGAACGGCTCTTTCATGCTCACCTGGGGCGACGGCGTTTCCGACATCGACCTCCATGCGCTCATTAAATTCCACCGTTCGCACGGGAAGCTCGCCACCCTGACCGCCGTCAGGCCGCCCGCCAGGTTCGGGCACCTTGAGATGGACGGGAACATGGTGACCGAGTTCTCTGAGAAGCCGCAGACCTCCGAGGGATGGATAAACGGGGCTTTCTTCGTGCTGGAGCCCGGCATTTTCGACTATATCGAGGGCGACGAGACGCAGTTCGAAAAGGAGCCCCTTGAGAACCTCGCGAAGGACGGAGAGCTAATGGCATACACCCATACCTCCTTCTGGCAGTGCATGGACACGCTGAGGGACAAGCTGCATCTCGAGAAGCTCTGGACGTGCGGAAATGCGCCCTGGAAAAAATGGTAA